AAAAACAGCAAACCCAAGCGTTCCAAAGGCAAAAGctccaaaaagaaagcaaagaaggtGGCGAAGGACGTGGATATCCTCAGCCCAGCTGCCATGCTCAACGCCCATTACATCTGCCATAATGTCCCCGCCTGCCTGGACTTGCGGGGTTTTCCCTGGCCTGGCTCTCCcaaaaagaaggggaagagacGAAAGTAGCCAGCTGGCTGGAAAGCAAAGGATGTGATGAAAGCCAAGCTCTCCCTGATAAGAAGAGGCTTTTTTGAACTTTAGACTCATACCAGTATCTCCAGCGGTTAGCTCAAATATTTTGCCAATAAGCACTGTTGTGTCCAGACAAAGACACTCTTATTATAGCTCAAGCTTACAGTGACAAATGGCAAGTGACGTTGGTGCCGTTGTAATTTCAGCTGTGGCCCTCAGACCTTCGTTGTATGCGGAATAAAACATTGAGTGTCAGCAGTCTGAGGGGGTTGTGGTGGGGCTTTACCCATACCACTGCTGTTCATACACAGATGGAAAGTGGTCCCCAATGTGGGTGCGCCTCCAGTTCTTTCAACCAGTGCTGGTGGAAACTTGAGCTCGGATAGCAGATACCATCAGTGTTAAATACTTCTGCAACAGCTCTGAGAGTCACCCGGTGCTCCCTTTTTGGGTCAAAAGAGCTGCACTTGGACAGATAAGCGGTACTTGAACCCGCCGTGAATGTTCCACTGGTTTTCCTTTGGCTGTAGTGAGATTCTGGAGATCTAGCTGAGATGCTGTCAGTGACGCTGTGTTAAGTGAGAGGCGATGATGAGCCCCCCTACCAGGTCTCCCCTTACAGTAATCGCTGTTGGTCCGAACATCCTGGCTGGAAACCACGAGCTTTGTGTTACAGATCAGAATCGCTTCGCTCCATTTCCTCCGTGTCTGTTTAATGCAGCCCTGGGTGAAGCAGTATGTCAAGTGAATCTGTGCATCTCTCCCAGATTCTTACAGCACACTGGCTGGAAGGATGCAGTGGGACAAGAGAGGATGTGTCCTGAACTGACACAGGCTGTGAGACGTGGGAAGGAATATGAAATAGCCAGAATCTCAGAGAAAGAGTTAGGAAGAGATAATCCGAAGTAGGCTAGAGCTACTGGAAGAGGAGATGTCCCAGTTGTCTCAAATATTTGAGCAAATGGGAGTGTGCAAGACCACTCCCTACACCAAGCAGTAATGTGATGTGCACAGGAAGTACTACATTAGAACTTGAGTTGGTTTCTCAGGGCTGAACATCTGCAGCCGAGCAGTGTGCCAGCTTGGAGCCATTCCCCTCAAGGCTGTCTCTGATTTAACTGCATGTGGAGGTGCTGCACCTTCCTGACTTCCAGGTAGCTTTGTGttacaggcagcagagcagccaatTACAACACGATTGAAACGAACTGATCAACACCTGCACAGCTTCATGCAATTTCTCCAGTTTAAAGTCTTCCCTCTGTGAAAGAGATCTTAACTCGATAAAACCATGGTTTTGTGGCATTCGTTGCAGGCCAGCTACCATCATGTAGATTACATAGGCTACTGTAGTGCTCTACTGAATTTTTCATCGACATGCCAAGAAAATCATGGTGGGGACCCTGTTTCCTTGCTGATTGGCCTGCAGTTGGCATGTACTGCTGTATCAGGGATGTGGTTTGCAGTACCACTTTGCTCTGCCACTTTAGAGTCTTCCTCAGCACTTACTCAAAGTCTCGCTTCCCTATCACCCACCAGGAAGTCTTTGGTCACAGCGTATATTTGCAACTATTTCCTCCTGCTAACGGTGTTCCAAAGCAAGAGAGGACCAGTTTACTCTCTATATTTAGCATCATATACtaattgttaaaaaataaagcattcccTCTTTGTGTGATATACTCATTGCACAGAGCATTAAGGGACAGGTGTTTCCAAGCACCAAGGTGGGAACCGCTTCGTGCCATGGGGCTGTCCCCCACCGTTAGCATTTCTCTGGAATTTAGCATTAGGTAAAATTAGCATTCAGttaatgaattaatgaattAGTATTCATTAGCATttcagcctggaaggccaactgtgttctgggctgcattaaaagaggagtgggcagcagggagagggaggggattgtccccctctactcagctcttgtgaggccccatctgcagcactgtgtccaggcctggggcccccagcacaagaaagacacagagctcttggaacgagttcagaggaggccaccaagatgagcagaggatGGAGCTCCTCtgctatgaggaaaggttgagggaactgggcttgctGAGCTcaggaaagagaaggctccggggagacctcattgtggctttccaatacttgaagggagcgtataaacaggagggggaacgattgtttgtgagggtggatactgacaggacaagggggaatggttttaaactgagacagggcagatttaggttagatattagtaggaagtttttcactctgAGGAtagtgacacactggaacaggttgcccaatgaggctgtggatgccccgtccctggaggcattcaaggccaggctggacgtggctctgggcagcctgggctggtggttggcgaccctgcactcagcaggggattgaaacttgatgatctttgaagtccttttcaacccaggccattctatgtttctatgattctctgcTTCTGGTCCAGGGTCAGTttgcaggaggaaaagctgaagaGCAAAACCATCTCTTGCCATAGGAGCAATTGGATGCAGAGCAAGTATTTAgggaaataatttccttctaGGCAACTTTCTGTACAACCACCTCTTGCAGCATCACGTGCAGTTTCCTCTGAAGCTGTTATCCAACTAGCAGGCAGACAGCGTGCTGCTCAGGACAGATGAGTGGGCTGATCTGATATGACTGCTGCAGGGAAGCGAAGCCCTTCTTACATCTGCAATAGACTGCAGCTACAACAATTTCAAGTTCTAGTGTGCAAAGCTGACTGGAACAAGTAACGAAATatcattctttgttttctctttaaaaccaaaaaaaaaaaatctgcttttgtaTGATGCATAGCAGATGGTGACCAGTGAAGTGTAAAGGATGAAAGCTCTGCTTTCTAGAGGATTTGAGAAGTTGCCATTCAGTTCTTTGACAGCAGATGAAAAAGCCCTTCCAGCCACCCCAAACCAAAttaaacacttctttttctctttttccctctctcacaCTCTCATCCCTCTCAATTTT
The Numida meleagris isolate 19003 breed g44 Domestic line chromosome 1, NumMel1.0, whole genome shotgun sequence genome window above contains:
- the SMKR1 gene encoding small lysine-rich protein 1, with product MRVLPRGLAWSAARYRDSAMAGKNSKPKRSKGKSSKKKAKKVAKDVDILSPAAMLNAHYICHNVPACLDLRGFPWPGSPKKKGKRRK